From a single Micromonospora carbonacea genomic region:
- a CDS encoding NAD(P)-binding domain-containing protein: MTLDYLIIGAGPAGLQLAALLEADGRRDYLVLEGADSPGAFFATFPRHRQLISINKPHTGSDDPELNLRLDWNSLLSDDPTLRFTGYTERYFPHADVMVRYLADFAAKTGARVRYGARVTSVGRVDGVFEARTAGETFRARRLVVATGVSKPYEPPIPGLELAERYADMPVDPRDYLDQRVLIIGKGNSAFETAENLMETTTLIHVAGPSSVRMAWRTHYVGHLRAVNNNFLDTYQLKSANAILDGDVRRIERDGTGFTVTFSFSRANEVVKELRYDRVLACTGFAFDASIFDDTCRPALAVKGRFPAQTAAWESVDVPGLYFAGTLSQERDFKRSTNGFIHGFRYAVRALHKILERRYGDTPWPAEKLDATPKSIADAVVARVNRTSALWQQFGVLADVVTVAGPDARYHEEVPVDYFAEEGLRTPDHDYGHAFVVTLEYGPDHDQVDPFDITVNRVAQDVVGQAHDAAYLHPVVRHHRDGRVVATHHLAENLENRWDRPDVHVTPLVAFVDRCLSDVEG, from the coding sequence GTGACGCTTGATTACCTGATCATCGGGGCCGGGCCGGCCGGCCTCCAGTTGGCCGCCCTGCTGGAGGCCGACGGAAGGCGCGACTACCTGGTGCTGGAGGGCGCGGACTCCCCCGGCGCCTTCTTCGCCACCTTCCCCCGCCACCGGCAGCTCATCTCCATCAACAAGCCGCACACCGGCTCCGACGACCCGGAGCTGAACCTGCGGCTGGACTGGAACTCGCTGCTCAGCGACGACCCGACGCTCCGGTTCACCGGCTACACCGAGCGGTACTTCCCGCACGCCGACGTGATGGTCCGCTACCTGGCGGACTTCGCCGCGAAGACCGGGGCGCGGGTGCGCTACGGCGCGCGGGTGACGTCGGTGGGCCGGGTGGACGGGGTCTTCGAGGCCCGCACGGCCGGGGAGACGTTCCGGGCGCGGCGGCTGGTCGTCGCCACCGGCGTGTCGAAGCCGTACGAGCCGCCGATCCCGGGGCTGGAGCTGGCCGAGCGGTACGCGGACATGCCCGTCGACCCGCGTGACTACCTCGACCAGCGGGTGCTGATCATCGGCAAGGGCAACTCCGCGTTCGAGACGGCGGAGAACCTGATGGAGACGACCACGCTGATCCACGTCGCCGGGCCCAGCTCGGTGCGGATGGCGTGGCGCACCCACTACGTGGGGCACCTGCGGGCGGTGAACAACAACTTCCTCGACACGTACCAGCTCAAGTCGGCCAACGCGATCCTCGACGGCGACGTGCGGCGCATCGAGCGCGACGGCACCGGGTTCACGGTGACGTTCTCGTTCTCGCGGGCGAACGAGGTCGTCAAGGAGCTGCGCTACGACCGGGTGCTCGCCTGCACCGGCTTCGCCTTCGACGCGTCGATCTTCGACGACACCTGCCGCCCGGCGCTGGCCGTCAAGGGTCGCTTCCCGGCGCAGACTGCGGCGTGGGAGTCGGTGGACGTTCCCGGCCTGTACTTCGCCGGCACGCTCTCCCAGGAACGCGACTTCAAGCGCTCCACCAACGGTTTCATCCACGGCTTCCGCTACGCCGTACGGGCGCTGCACAAGATCCTAGAGCGGCGGTACGGGGACACGCCGTGGCCGGCGGAGAAGCTGGACGCCACGCCGAAGTCGATCGCCGACGCCGTCGTCGCCCGGGTCAACCGCACCTCGGCGCTGTGGCAGCAGTTCGGCGTCCTCGCCGACGTGGTCACCGTGGCCGGCCCGGACGCCCGCTACCACGAGGAGGTGCCGGTCGACTACTTCGCCGAGGAGGGGCTGCGCACCCCCGACCACGACTACGGGCACGCCTTCGTCGTCACCCTGGAGTACGGGCCGGACCACGACCAGGTGGACCCGTTCGACATCACGGTCAACCGGGTGGCGCAGGACGTCGTCGGGCAGGCGCACGACGCCGCGTACCTGCATCCGGTGGTCCGCCACCACCGCGACGGGCGGGTGGTGGCCACCCACCACCTGGCGGAGAACCTGGAGAACCGCTGGGACCGGCCGGAC